One genomic segment of Mesoterricola silvestris includes these proteins:
- the recA gene encoding recombinase RecA encodes MATANDQDDRLKVLNRTLADIERAFGKGSIMKLGEQLNIDGIDVISTGSISLDSALGVGGVPKGRVVEVYGPEASGKTTLALHMVAQAQKKGGLAAYVDAEHALDPDYARKLGVDIDNLFISQPDSGEQALEICDQLVRSGALDIIVVDSVAALVPKAEIDGEMGEMQVGLQARLMSQALRKMTASISRTNTCVVFINQIRMKIGVMFGNPETTSGGNALKFYASVRLDVRSIQSIKGNTGDPLVAAKDEDSSVVGKKTKVKVVKNKVAPPLKIATFDIMYGEGISRMSELVELGTQLEIIQKSGSWYSYKDSRLGQGADNVKKLLADNPELADEIEALIRAKVGLRS; translated from the coding sequence ATGGCCACTGCCAATGATCAGGACGACCGCCTCAAGGTCTTGAACCGCACCCTCGCGGATATCGAGCGGGCCTTCGGCAAGGGCTCGATCATGAAGCTTGGCGAGCAGCTGAACATCGACGGGATCGACGTGATCTCCACCGGATCCATTTCGCTGGATTCCGCCCTGGGCGTGGGCGGCGTGCCCAAGGGCCGGGTGGTGGAGGTGTACGGTCCCGAAGCCAGCGGCAAGACGACCCTGGCCCTGCACATGGTGGCCCAGGCCCAGAAGAAGGGCGGCCTGGCCGCCTACGTCGACGCCGAGCACGCCCTGGATCCGGATTACGCCCGCAAGCTCGGCGTGGATATCGACAACCTGTTCATCAGCCAGCCGGACAGTGGCGAGCAGGCGCTGGAGATCTGCGACCAGCTGGTGCGCAGCGGCGCCCTGGATATCATCGTCGTGGACTCGGTGGCGGCCCTGGTGCCCAAGGCCGAGATCGACGGCGAGATGGGCGAGATGCAGGTGGGCCTCCAGGCGCGCCTCATGAGCCAGGCCCTGCGCAAGATGACCGCCTCCATCAGCCGCACCAACACCTGCGTCGTCTTCATCAACCAGATCCGCATGAAGATCGGCGTGATGTTCGGCAATCCCGAGACCACCAGCGGCGGCAACGCCCTGAAGTTCTATGCCTCGGTTCGGCTGGACGTGCGCAGCATCCAGAGCATCAAGGGCAACACCGGGGATCCCCTGGTGGCGGCCAAGGACGAGGATTCCTCGGTGGTGGGCAAGAAGACCAAGGTCAAGGTGGTGAAGAACAAGGTCGCCCCGCCCCTGAAGATCGCGACCTTCGACATCATGTACGGCGAAGGCATCAGCCGCATGTCCGAGCTGGTGGAACTGGGCACCCAGCTGGAGATCATCCAGAAGAGCGGTTCCTGGTACAGCTACAAGGATTCCCGCCTGGGACAGGGCGCGGACAACGTCAAGAAGCTGCTCGCGGACAACCCCGAGCTGGCCGATGAAATCGAGGCCCTGATCCGGGCGAAGGTCGGATTGCGGTCCTAA
- a CDS encoding trypsin-like peptidase domain-containing protein translates to MIRRTLALLALAGALDAQTGSMPLEQAARSVVLVQAETAPGQYQQGSGVVLGQAFVATNAHVVKNAYRIQVVKDGRSWQAQALCLAADRDLVLLSLPGLPLPAALPIAPDALREGLPVHAMGYPGGQGIHTESGRVTALWAFRGDRLIQTDTHNRPGSSGGGLFTEDGRLAGITTFALSRNSGVDFAVPVDWVLALIQNRSGAPSLACPLVVVERLLVDFGDLMQQDPGNEANWSRLTQGWVRESPGSPDAWFARGTAVDQAVRSRPEEPALRESALEAYRRTVALDPGHAKAWNNLGADLDALNRFPEAHAAFRRALEADPGYGLAWLNLGASLMNTQAFEEAAQALQRGLQTLGDQAIAWARLAHCEMKLGHPAQALVHYRLALRYEPFRAEWWGELHRVALRAGDQALAREALARIRTLAPELEKDLQD, encoded by the coding sequence ATGATCCGGCGGACCCTGGCCCTCCTGGCCCTGGCCGGGGCGCTTGACGCCCAGACCGGGAGCATGCCGCTGGAACAGGCGGCACGGAGCGTCGTCCTGGTCCAGGCGGAGACCGCTCCCGGGCAGTACCAGCAGGGCAGCGGCGTCGTGCTCGGGCAGGCCTTCGTGGCCACCAATGCCCACGTGGTGAAGAACGCCTACCGGATCCAGGTCGTCAAGGACGGCCGCTCCTGGCAGGCCCAGGCCCTGTGCCTGGCCGCGGACCGGGACCTCGTGCTTCTGAGTCTGCCCGGGCTCCCCCTTCCCGCCGCCCTGCCCATCGCCCCCGACGCCTTGAGGGAGGGCCTGCCCGTCCATGCGATGGGGTACCCCGGCGGCCAGGGCATTCACACGGAATCGGGCCGCGTCACCGCCCTCTGGGCCTTCCGCGGCGACCGGCTCATCCAGACCGACACCCACAACCGCCCCGGCTCCAGCGGCGGCGGACTGTTCACCGAGGACGGGCGCCTCGCGGGCATCACCACCTTCGCCCTTTCCCGGAATTCCGGGGTGGACTTCGCCGTTCCCGTGGACTGGGTGCTCGCCCTCATCCAGAACCGCTCCGGCGCCCCGAGCCTCGCCTGCCCCCTGGTGGTGGTGGAGCGGCTCCTGGTGGATTTCGGGGACCTGATGCAGCAGGACCCGGGCAATGAGGCCAACTGGAGCCGGTTGACCCAGGGCTGGGTCCGGGAATCCCCCGGAAGCCCCGATGCGTGGTTCGCCCGGGGCACGGCGGTGGACCAGGCCGTGCGCTCCCGGCCGGAGGAACCGGCCCTTCGGGAGTCCGCCCTGGAGGCCTACCGCCGGACCGTGGCCCTGGACCCCGGCCACGCCAAGGCCTGGAACAACCTTGGGGCCGATCTGGACGCCCTGAACCGCTTCCCCGAGGCCCATGCCGCGTTCCGGCGGGCCCTGGAGGCGGACCCCGGGTACGGCCTCGCCTGGCTGAACCTGGGAGCGAGCCTGATGAACACCCAGGCCTTTGAGGAAGCGGCCCAGGCCCTCCAGCGGGGCCTCCAAACCCTGGGCGACCAGGCCATCGCATGGGCCCGCCTGGCCCACTGCGAAATGAAGCTGGGCCACCCCGCCCAGGCCCTGGTCCATTACCGCCTGGCCCTGAGGTACGAGCCCTTTCGCGCGGAATGGTGGGGGGAGCTGCACCGGGTCGCCCTTCGCGCGGGTGACCAGGCCCTCGCGAGGGAGGCCTTGGCCCGGATCCGCACCCTGGCACCGGAGCTGGAAAAGGACCTCCAGGACTGA
- the moaA gene encoding GTP 3',8-cyclase MoaA, which yields MDSLNRPMRALRISVTDRCNFRCPYCMPRDKFGSDFQFLDRKEILTFEEIIRLARLFVSVGVEKVRLTGGEPLLRQDLPSLVQGLAGVPGLREVTLTTNGSLLASQAGALRKAGLHRFTMSLDTLDPGKFHRMSDATVPLEQVLEGLRSAREAGFENIKLNCVLKRGVNEDDILPLAAFAREQGHHLRFIEFMDVGTGNGWRMDHVVPSAEVAARIGAHWPLERVHAEDAGCVARHYRYLDGKGWLGLISSVTEPFCAGCDRARLSASGSLYTCLFASQGLDLKAALRAGADDAQILGLILERWRVRDDRYSELRTQGTVPRTRVEMFHIGG from the coding sequence ATGGATTCCCTGAACCGGCCGATGAGGGCCCTGCGCATATCGGTGACCGACCGGTGTAATTTCCGTTGCCCCTACTGCATGCCCAGGGACAAGTTCGGATCGGACTTCCAGTTCCTGGATCGGAAGGAAATCCTCACCTTTGAGGAAATCATACGCCTGGCTCGGCTCTTTGTCTCCGTGGGGGTCGAGAAGGTGCGGCTCACGGGAGGCGAGCCCCTCCTCCGCCAGGATCTCCCCAGCCTGGTCCAGGGGCTCGCCGGGGTCCCCGGCCTGCGGGAGGTGACCCTCACCACCAACGGATCGTTGCTGGCCTCCCAGGCCGGAGCCCTGCGGAAGGCCGGCCTCCACCGCTTCACCATGAGTCTGGATACCCTGGATCCCGGGAAATTCCACCGCATGTCGGACGCGACCGTGCCCCTGGAGCAGGTGCTGGAGGGCCTGCGCAGCGCGCGGGAAGCCGGGTTCGAGAACATCAAGCTCAATTGCGTGCTCAAGCGCGGGGTGAACGAGGACGATATCCTGCCCCTGGCCGCCTTTGCCCGGGAGCAGGGGCATCATTTGAGGTTCATCGAGTTCATGGACGTGGGCACCGGGAACGGATGGCGCATGGATCACGTGGTGCCCTCGGCGGAAGTGGCCGCGCGCATCGGCGCCCACTGGCCCCTGGAGCGGGTCCACGCGGAGGATGCCGGCTGCGTGGCCCGGCACTACCGGTACCTGGACGGCAAGGGCTGGCTGGGCCTCATCTCCTCCGTCACCGAACCCTTCTGCGCGGGGTGCGACCGGGCCCGGCTTTCGGCCTCGGGATCGCTCTACACCTGCCTCTTCGCCTCCCAGGGCCTGGACCTGAAGGCGGCCCTGAGGGCCGGCGCCGACGACGCCCAGATCCTGGGGCTCATCCTGGAACGGTGGCGGGTGCGGGACGACCGCTATTCGGAATTGAGGACCCAGGGAACCGTCCCCCGGACCCGGGTTGAAATGTTCCACATCGGCGGGTGA
- a CDS encoding MurR/RpiR family transcriptional regulator, whose translation MITTKNSLVAKIHGARGLSSSQRRIADCVLGRMGEAAFWGVEEMAERSQSSVATVVRFAQKLGYSGFMELRQALVAQAKKRSYGGERLLQAPEEAAATLLEVARRDVQNIEQMVHGVNEQLMQDVVGSLRGARHRVVIGRGVSQLMASQLAYLLTQAGLPTVEGSPADFAAQASNLGPGDLLVAFSFHPYSTETLDAAGYARKRGLRILAFTDKLGAPITRLADTTLPVAGENLLYSHSMAAFSVLAHGIATALAVSDRDQAIKRVREADRVARPQFVKDE comes from the coding sequence ATGATCACGACCAAGAATTCCCTGGTAGCGAAGATCCACGGTGCGAGGGGACTGTCGTCGAGCCAGCGGCGCATAGCGGATTGCGTGCTGGGACGCATGGGGGAGGCGGCCTTCTGGGGCGTGGAGGAGATGGCCGAGCGCAGCCAATCCAGCGTGGCCACCGTGGTGCGCTTCGCCCAGAAACTGGGCTATTCCGGTTTCATGGAATTGCGCCAGGCCCTGGTTGCCCAGGCCAAGAAGCGGTCCTACGGGGGCGAGCGGCTGCTCCAGGCGCCGGAAGAAGCGGCCGCCACCCTGCTGGAAGTGGCCCGGCGGGACGTGCAGAACATCGAGCAGATGGTCCACGGGGTGAACGAGCAGTTGATGCAGGACGTGGTGGGCAGCCTGCGGGGGGCCCGGCACCGGGTGGTGATCGGCCGGGGCGTCTCCCAGCTCATGGCCAGCCAGCTGGCCTACCTCCTCACCCAGGCGGGCCTGCCCACGGTGGAGGGCAGCCCCGCGGATTTCGCGGCCCAGGCCTCCAACCTCGGGCCCGGGGACCTCCTGGTGGCCTTCAGCTTCCACCCCTACTCCACCGAGACCCTGGACGCCGCGGGCTATGCCCGCAAGCGGGGCCTGCGCATCCTGGCCTTCACGGACAAGCTGGGCGCGCCCATCACGCGGCTGGCGGACACCACCCTCCCGGTGGCGGGGGAGAACCTGCTGTATTCCCACAGCATGGCCGCCTTCTCGGTGCTCGCCCACGGCATCGCCACGGCCCTGGCGGTGAGCGACCGGGACCAGGCCATCAAGCGGGTCCGGGAGGCGGACCGGGTGGCCCGCCCCCAGTTCGTCAAAGACGAGTGA
- a CDS encoding putative bifunctional diguanylate cyclase/phosphodiesterase: protein MLAPDSPSIWWPWGITAAGILAGAGLGAAGWARGRGTGGEGGQQTRLDGEELQAYVDLMPIGVLTIDRQGGLVLCNRTAPSLLGIPREELQEVTWRSPAFAIIDASGDGLETEDLPWNKALSTGFRVSGVMVGIEREDTGDWAWLSVTAQPRCDASGAMVEVICTLEDVTQQKTAEVELTLQHLRDNLTSLPNRALFMERLSRAILRSDRRKFYAAILFLDLDRFKVVNDSLSHEAGDKLLIQVASRLRGCLRPEDTVARLGGDEFAVLFEDITSVNDGLLVADRISQGLATPFNINGEEVFTTCSMGIAISSSAETLPAELLRDAEVAMYRAKAKGEGSIEIFDPSMNAKALARFQMEGELRRALERGEFVLHYQPVVGLDTGRIEGFEALVRWIHPERGMVPPLEFISLAEETGLIVPLGTWVLEEACRQAGAWSRAFPADPPRLMNVNISARQFQHKDLIETVLDALRAARMDPGTLKLEITESIMMRDPLASLEAMKTFKSHNIHLVIDDFGTGYSSLSYLKRFPVDTLKVDKSFVDGLGKDPESTAIVAAIISLARSLGMRVTAEGIETMDQMVHLQKLACDQGQGYHFSRPLSREKAEELLGQDPRW from the coding sequence ATGCTCGCTCCTGACTCGCCGTCGATCTGGTGGCCGTGGGGCATCACCGCCGCCGGGATCCTGGCGGGGGCGGGGCTCGGCGCCGCGGGCTGGGCCCGGGGGCGGGGGACCGGAGGGGAAGGGGGCCAGCAGACCCGGTTGGACGGGGAGGAACTCCAGGCCTATGTGGACCTCATGCCCATCGGGGTGCTCACCATCGACAGGCAGGGCGGACTGGTGCTCTGCAACCGCACGGCGCCCAGCCTCCTGGGGATCCCCCGGGAGGAGCTGCAGGAAGTGACCTGGCGGAGCCCCGCCTTCGCCATCATCGATGCCAGCGGGGACGGGCTGGAAACCGAGGACCTGCCGTGGAACAAGGCCCTTTCCACCGGGTTCCGGGTGTCGGGGGTGATGGTGGGCATCGAGCGGGAGGACACGGGCGACTGGGCCTGGCTTTCCGTCACCGCCCAGCCCCGGTGCGACGCCAGCGGCGCCATGGTGGAGGTGATCTGCACCCTGGAGGACGTGACCCAGCAGAAGACCGCGGAGGTGGAACTCACCCTCCAGCACCTCCGGGACAACCTCACCAGCCTGCCCAACCGGGCCCTGTTCATGGAGCGCCTGTCCCGGGCCATCCTCCGGTCGGATCGAAGGAAATTCTACGCCGCGATCCTGTTCCTGGACCTGGACCGCTTCAAGGTCGTCAACGACAGCCTCAGCCATGAAGCCGGCGACAAGCTGCTCATCCAGGTCGCCAGCCGCCTCCGGGGCTGCCTGCGCCCCGAGGACACCGTGGCCCGTCTGGGCGGCGACGAGTTCGCGGTGCTGTTCGAGGACATCACCAGCGTCAACGACGGGCTGCTGGTGGCCGACCGCATCAGCCAGGGGCTCGCCACGCCCTTCAACATCAACGGCGAGGAGGTCTTCACCACCTGCAGCATGGGCATCGCCATCAGTTCCAGCGCCGAGACCCTGCCGGCCGAACTGCTCAGGGACGCGGAGGTGGCCATGTACCGCGCCAAGGCCAAGGGGGAGGGCTCCATCGAGATCTTCGACCCCAGCATGAACGCCAAGGCCCTGGCCCGTTTCCAGATGGAAGGGGAGTTGCGGCGGGCCCTGGAGCGCGGCGAGTTCGTGCTGCACTACCAGCCGGTGGTGGGCCTGGACACCGGGCGGATCGAGGGCTTCGAGGCCCTGGTGCGCTGGATCCACCCCGAGCGGGGCATGGTTCCGCCCCTGGAATTCATCTCCCTGGCCGAGGAGACGGGCCTCATCGTGCCCCTGGGCACCTGGGTGCTGGAGGAGGCCTGCCGCCAGGCCGGCGCCTGGAGCCGCGCCTTTCCGGCGGATCCCCCGCGGCTGATGAACGTCAATATTTCCGCCCGGCAGTTCCAGCACAAGGACCTCATCGAAACGGTGCTGGACGCCCTCCGGGCCGCGCGCATGGACCCCGGGACCCTGAAGCTGGAGATCACGGAAAGCATCATGATGCGGGATCCCCTGGCCTCCCTGGAGGCCATGAAGACGTTCAAGAGCCACAACATCCACCTGGTCATCGACGATTTCGGCACGGGCTATTCGTCCCTCAGCTACCTGAAGCGGTTCCCGGTGGACACCCTGAAGGTGGACAAATCCTTCGTGGACGGCCTGGGCAAGGATCCGGAAAGCACGGCCATCGTGGCCGCCATCATCTCCCTGGCCCGGTCCCTGGGCATGCGGGTCACGGCCGAGGGCATCGAAACGATGGATCAAATGGTTCATTTGCAGAAATTAGCCTGCGACCAGGGCCAGGGCTACCACTTCTCCCGACCCCTGTCCCGGGAAAAGGCCGAGGAGCTGCTGGGACAGGATCCACGCTGGTAA
- a CDS encoding HU family DNA-binding protein, with the protein MIKIDIAGTLMQTLPVSKATALQVVDLLTDRMKKALLDGHRIEIRGFGVFEPRPRKRGMGRNIKTGASVDIPKGRSIRFKPGKDLRDIEVG; encoded by the coding sequence ATGATCAAAATCGATATCGCCGGCACCCTGATGCAGACCCTTCCCGTGTCGAAGGCCACCGCGCTGCAGGTGGTGGACCTCCTCACGGACCGCATGAAGAAGGCCCTTCTCGACGGCCATCGCATCGAGATCCGCGGCTTCGGCGTCTTCGAACCCCGGCCGCGCAAGCGCGGCATGGGCCGCAACATCAAGACCGGCGCCAGCGTCGACATCCCCAAGGGCCGGAGCATCCGGTTCAAGCCCGGCAAGGATCTTCGGGATATCGAAGTGGGCTGA
- a CDS encoding NFACT RNA binding domain-containing protein: MDAPLLLALACARLQAGEGAVQGVWCSPRALALQWAPDRRAGLEPGLAWVFVLNPAPELWLLHEKDEAYLQLKAEAKGDLSRRWGQELKGARLAEVEGDPRERWLGLVFRRRAVTGRIEAARLAFQAFPGRAGLRLDGLDLNPARMGLGQAFPPSAPEPRLEPPAFLRFRERFGQGLQAALDGRVPDVLPGEGPLLARHRAWSQERAARMILAPRQARTDRKLVAERKRLERYRAALAADKEKHRAGLGHRARATALAAELYRLKGVTHKAILLDGTEVPLPEGRRAEDAVQIWFAAVKRAERGVARVEELERELRRQFLELERKEAAPPPAEKPPQRARKPMEKKETARSDGKGRAFRSVMVDGFEVLVGKGDADNDQLTFKVAAPLDLWLHVASTPGSHVVVRNPDRLSEFPRAVVERAAELAAFFSKARDGGKVEVHYCRAADVSKPRGFPPGKVLLKQWKSVRVYPKE, from the coding sequence ATGGACGCCCCGCTTCTTCTCGCCCTGGCCTGCGCGCGCCTCCAGGCCGGTGAAGGCGCCGTGCAGGGCGTCTGGTGCTCCCCCCGGGCCCTGGCCCTGCAGTGGGCCCCGGACCGCCGCGCCGGGCTGGAACCGGGCCTGGCCTGGGTCTTCGTGCTGAACCCCGCCCCCGAGCTGTGGCTCCTCCACGAGAAGGACGAGGCCTACCTGCAACTGAAGGCCGAGGCCAAGGGGGACTTGTCCCGCCGCTGGGGCCAGGAGCTCAAGGGCGCCCGCCTCGCGGAGGTGGAGGGCGATCCGCGGGAACGCTGGCTGGGCCTCGTCTTCCGCCGCCGCGCCGTCACCGGGCGCATCGAGGCCGCCCGGCTGGCCTTCCAGGCCTTCCCCGGCCGGGCCGGGCTTCGCCTGGACGGCCTGGATCTGAACCCGGCCCGCATGGGCCTGGGACAGGCCTTTCCCCCTTCGGCCCCCGAGCCGCGCCTGGAGCCCCCCGCCTTCCTCCGCTTCAGGGAGCGGTTCGGCCAGGGCCTCCAGGCCGCCCTGGACGGCAGGGTCCCCGACGTCCTCCCGGGCGAAGGCCCCCTCCTGGCCCGGCACCGCGCCTGGTCCCAGGAGCGCGCCGCCCGCATGATCCTGGCCCCCCGCCAGGCCCGCACGGACCGGAAGCTGGTGGCCGAGCGCAAGCGCCTGGAGCGGTACCGCGCCGCCCTGGCTGCGGACAAGGAGAAGCACCGGGCCGGCCTGGGCCACCGCGCCAGGGCCACGGCCCTTGCGGCCGAACTCTACCGCCTGAAGGGCGTGACCCACAAGGCGATCCTCCTGGATGGCACCGAGGTGCCCCTGCCCGAGGGCCGGCGCGCCGAGGACGCGGTGCAGATCTGGTTCGCGGCGGTGAAGCGCGCCGAGCGGGGCGTGGCCAGGGTGGAGGAACTGGAGCGGGAACTGCGCCGGCAGTTCCTGGAACTGGAACGGAAGGAGGCTGCGCCGCCCCCGGCGGAGAAGCCCCCCCAACGCGCGAGGAAGCCCATGGAGAAGAAAGAGACGGCCAGGTCGGACGGCAAGGGCCGGGCCTTCCGTTCCGTCATGGTGGACGGTTTCGAAGTGCTGGTCGGCAAGGGCGACGCCGACAACGACCAGCTCACCTTCAAGGTGGCGGCGCCCCTGGACCTGTGGCTCCACGTGGCCAGCACGCCCGGAAGCCACGTGGTGGTGCGCAACCCCGACCGCCTTTCGGAATTCCCCCGGGCGGTGGTGGAGCGGGCCGCGGAACTGGCCGCGTTCTTCAGCAAGGCCCGGGACGGCGGGAAGGTGGAAGTGCACTACTGCCGGGCCGCCGATGTGTCCAAGCCCCGGGGGTTCCCGCCGGGCAAGGTGCTGCTCAAGCAGTGGAAGAGCGTCCGGGTGTATCCGAAGGAGTAG
- a CDS encoding cysteine hydrolase family protein encodes MLPKSTALLLVDVQAAFDDPYWGRRNNPGAEANQAALAAAFRAQGLPVVHVAHDSRDPNSPLFPGEPGNAFKPGTAPLPGEAEFRKHAHSAFTGTGLEAHLRGRGIDRLVIAGFTTNHCVSTTARLSCDLGFKTVVVRDACATFDLEDMDGNPIPAQALHDTGLAELHGEFAMVLPTEAILQLL; translated from the coding sequence ATGTTGCCCAAGAGCACCGCCCTCCTCCTCGTGGATGTCCAAGCGGCCTTCGACGACCCCTACTGGGGCCGGCGCAACAATCCGGGCGCCGAGGCGAACCAGGCCGCCCTCGCCGCCGCCTTCCGGGCCCAGGGCCTTCCGGTGGTGCACGTCGCCCACGACAGCCGCGATCCCAATTCCCCGCTCTTTCCCGGCGAGCCCGGCAACGCCTTCAAGCCGGGCACCGCGCCCCTGCCGGGGGAGGCGGAATTCCGCAAGCACGCCCACAGCGCCTTCACCGGGACCGGCCTCGAGGCGCACCTGCGCGGGCGCGGCATCGACCGCCTCGTCATCGCCGGCTTCACCACCAACCACTGCGTGTCCACCACCGCCCGGCTCAGCTGCGACCTGGGCTTCAAGACCGTGGTGGTGAGGGACGCCTGCGCCACCTTCGACCTCGAGGACATGGACGGGAACCCCATCCCCGCCCAGGCGCTGCACGACACCGGGCTCGCCGAGCTCCATGGGGAATTCGCCATGGTCCTGCCCACCGAGGCCATCCTGCAGCTGCTCTGA
- a CDS encoding EamA family transporter: protein MKAWIAYAICAVVWGSTYFAIALGITAFTPFGMVATRYLLGGAVAFGLSRMLGEDLPLRRDLPHLAFVGVLLLGCSNALVTWAERFVPSGVTAILCSMTPLLYGLMGREALGLRRWCGLGLGLLGVVVLSRPGQAAFPAGGIAAILMATTAWAYGTLHGKRHVRGHGLLGQVAVQMGAGGLLALVLVPFTGGFLHAPLTAKAALAVGYLTVFGSVVAFSAFAYLAKVWPPTRMSTYAYLNPLVAVLLGSAFLLEPFGPRVVAGMAVILAGVALVQFQPRTAPTEIA from the coding sequence GTGAAGGCCTGGATCGCCTACGCCATCTGCGCCGTGGTGTGGGGCTCCACCTACTTCGCCATCGCCCTGGGGATCACGGCCTTCACGCCTTTCGGCATGGTGGCCACCCGCTACCTGCTGGGCGGCGCCGTGGCCTTCGGCCTCTCCCGGATGCTGGGGGAGGACCTGCCCCTGCGCCGGGACCTGCCCCACCTGGCCTTCGTGGGGGTGCTCCTCCTGGGCTGCTCCAACGCCCTGGTGACCTGGGCGGAGCGGTTCGTGCCCAGCGGCGTCACCGCCATCCTCTGCTCCATGACGCCCCTGCTCTACGGCCTCATGGGCCGGGAGGCCCTGGGCCTGCGCCGCTGGTGCGGCCTGGGCCTGGGCCTCCTGGGCGTCGTGGTGCTGTCCCGGCCGGGCCAGGCCGCCTTCCCCGCCGGGGGCATCGCCGCCATCCTCATGGCCACCACGGCCTGGGCCTACGGCACCCTGCACGGCAAGCGCCATGTGCGGGGCCACGGGCTCCTGGGCCAGGTGGCGGTGCAGATGGGCGCAGGCGGGCTCCTGGCGCTGGTCCTGGTCCCCTTCACCGGGGGCTTCCTCCACGCGCCCCTCACCGCCAAGGCCGCCCTGGCGGTGGGCTACCTCACGGTCTTCGGCTCGGTGGTGGCCTTCAGCGCCTTCGCCTACCTGGCCAAGGTGTGGCCCCCCACCCGCATGAGCACCTACGCCTACCTGAACCCCCTGGTGGCGGTTCTCCTGGGTTCGGCCTTCCTCCTGGAGCCCTTCGGCCCGCGGGTCGTGGCGGGCATGGCGGTCATCCTCGCCGGCGTCGCGCTGGTGCAGTTCCAGCCCCGGACCGCCCCCACGGAAATCGCGTGA
- a CDS encoding Lrp/AsnC family transcriptional regulator, with the protein MSKSLITDDLNRRLVAALQKEGRISHAELAERLGVSRPTVIDRIKRLEAEGIIAGYSANVTPEAVNKPCVAFVAVRFHSGGDEGAEDRFLQALEAEPDVLAAYSTAGADWLLLKVVAETPLDLHGRLRRIKTLGPQVTTRTTMVLKTYFEKIGPSPFTADAL; encoded by the coding sequence ATGTCCAAGAGTTTGATCACGGATGATCTGAATCGCCGTCTGGTTGCCGCCCTCCAGAAGGAGGGGCGCATCAGCCACGCCGAACTGGCCGAACGCCTCGGGGTGAGCCGGCCCACGGTCATCGACCGCATCAAGCGCCTGGAGGCCGAGGGGATCATCGCCGGCTACAGCGCCAACGTCACGCCGGAAGCCGTGAACAAGCCCTGCGTGGCCTTCGTGGCGGTGCGCTTCCATTCCGGCGGCGACGAGGGCGCCGAGGACCGCTTCCTCCAGGCCCTGGAGGCCGAGCCCGACGTGCTCGCGGCCTACAGCACCGCGGGCGCCGACTGGCTCCTGCTCAAGGTCGTGGCCGAGACCCCCCTGGACCTCCACGGGCGGCTGCGGCGCATCAAGACCCTGGGCCCCCAGGTGACCACGCGCACCACCATGGTCCTCAAGACCTACTTCGAGAAGATCGGCCCCTCCCCCTTCACGGCGGACGCCCTGTGA
- the kdsA gene encoding 3-deoxy-8-phosphooctulonate synthase — protein sequence MDFSHPHTDRSFFLIAGPCVIESRDHAHFLASQLRDLAESRGIPFLFKASFDKANRTSLDSYRGTSMEEGLDILSEIRTRHGVPVLTDVHESAQCPTVAAAVDVLQIPAFLCRQTDLLLAAGATGRAVNIKKGQFLAPWDLSHAVEKVRGVAGHGPVWATERGSSFGYGNLVVDFQGFPHLRRTGCPVVFDATHSVQKPGALGKTTGGAREMIPSLARAAATAVDGFFFEVHEDPAKALSDGPNAIRLEEFGALLDQLLEVWRASRAAALADPAGRN from the coding sequence ATGGACTTCAGCCATCCCCACACCGACCGCAGCTTCTTCCTCATCGCGGGGCCCTGCGTCATCGAGTCCCGGGACCATGCCCACTTCCTGGCCTCGCAGCTCCGGGACCTGGCCGAGAGCCGGGGCATCCCCTTCCTGTTCAAGGCCAGCTTCGACAAGGCCAACCGCACCTCCCTGGACAGCTACCGGGGCACGTCGATGGAGGAGGGCCTGGACATCCTCTCGGAGATCCGCACCCGCCACGGCGTGCCGGTGCTCACGGACGTGCACGAATCCGCCCAGTGCCCCACGGTGGCCGCCGCTGTGGACGTGCTCCAGATCCCGGCCTTCCTCTGCCGCCAGACGGATCTCCTCCTGGCCGCCGGGGCCACGGGGCGCGCCGTGAACATCAAGAAGGGCCAGTTCCTGGCGCCCTGGGACCTCTCCCACGCCGTGGAGAAGGTGCGGGGCGTGGCGGGCCACGGCCCCGTGTGGGCCACGGAGCGGGGCTCCAGCTTCGGCTACGGAAACCTCGTGGTGGACTTCCAGGGCTTTCCCCACCTGCGCCGCACCGGCTGCCCCGTGGTCTTCGACGCCACCCACAGCGTGCAGAAGCCCGGCGCCCTGGGCAAGACCACCGGCGGCGCCCGGGAGATGATCCCCTCCCTGGCCCGGGCCGCGGCCACCGCCGTGGACGGCTTCTTCTTCGAGGTGCACGAGGACCCCGCCAAGGCCCTCAGCGACGGCCCCAACGCGATCCGGCTGGAGGAAT